One genomic region from Flagellimonas oceani encodes:
- a CDS encoding helix-turn-helix domain-containing protein produces MLEIIQIIALIQGLFLLSVLLVKQESYKRVNFLLLLGSIVAMLLNIVGDDDFNLFFPNANWYFFQSPLIITLFFLLIKYHHSKQDKFQNRDFLYFIPYVFFITLQIIDDVNGLGKNIWLMIGEILAGVTLLVYLGYTIYTIIKNKTERWMLFFIVPYAFLNLIDEVSFIVTSSHDNFSFLESYGIIGISAVLLYMILFKLVVSPTSVLPKADIKAYKTSSLTKSKAEAYKREFLKLMDKEKLYINSNLTVNQVAQRMGIPRQYLSEVLNVYLKSNFQDYMNKYRAEEFVECLKDEKFKNYSIMGIANEVGFKSKSSFNTTFKKIYGVTPSEFKKTLPSII; encoded by the coding sequence ATGTTGGAAATAATTCAAATAATCGCCCTTATTCAGGGCCTATTTCTTTTAAGCGTTCTGCTGGTCAAACAAGAAAGTTACAAGCGGGTAAATTTCTTACTGCTTCTTGGGTCCATTGTTGCAATGCTTTTGAACATTGTCGGAGATGATGATTTCAATCTATTTTTTCCCAATGCGAATTGGTATTTTTTCCAATCCCCTTTGATTATCACACTGTTTTTTTTACTGATAAAGTATCACCATTCCAAACAAGATAAGTTCCAAAACAGGGATTTTCTCTATTTTATTCCGTATGTGTTCTTTATCACGCTCCAAATCATAGATGACGTTAACGGCTTAGGTAAGAACATATGGTTAATGATAGGTGAAATTCTGGCAGGCGTAACCCTATTGGTCTATTTAGGGTATACCATCTATACGATCATCAAAAACAAAACGGAACGATGGATGCTGTTCTTTATAGTGCCCTATGCTTTTCTGAACTTAATAGACGAAGTTTCATTTATAGTAACGAGCAGCCACGATAATTTTTCCTTCTTGGAAAGTTATGGCATTATTGGAATATCTGCGGTATTGCTCTACATGATCCTATTTAAGCTGGTCGTGTCCCCAACATCCGTACTTCCAAAGGCCGATATCAAGGCCTATAAAACTTCAAGTCTCACTAAATCCAAGGCAGAGGCCTATAAAAGGGAATTCTTGAAGCTTATGGATAAAGAGAAGCTTTATATCAATAGTAACCTAACGGTCAACCAAGTGGCGCAACGAATGGGTATCCCAAGACAGTACCTATCCGAAGTCTTGAACGTGTACTTAAAATCAAATTTTCAGGACTACATGAACAAGTACAGGGCTGAAGAATTTGTGGAATGTCTCAAAGATGAAAAGTTCAAGAATTATTCCATCATGGGCATTGCCAACGAAGTGGGTTTCAAATCCAAATCCTCTTTCAACACTACATTTAAAAAAATATACGGAGTTACCCCCAGTGAGTTTAAAAAGACGTTGCCCTCAATAATTTAG
- a CDS encoding VOC family protein encodes MKNSKKSKEGLETLAFYNMAFVVSNIDDSIKWYSNNLGFELVMKQSIPIPEGKVEMAFMEGAGMKIEMIENSNNQLIEAIQKDSKTDTALTVIGSKALVFHVEDLEATTKELEAKGVNFVWKMRYLAEDSLLCTLILDIDDNRINIFQRNTIA; translated from the coding sequence ATGAAAAACAGCAAAAAATCAAAAGAAGGATTAGAAACATTAGCATTCTACAATATGGCCTTTGTAGTCTCTAACATTGACGATTCAATAAAATGGTACTCCAATAATCTAGGATTTGAATTAGTAATGAAACAATCCATTCCAATTCCAGAAGGAAAGGTCGAAATGGCTTTTATGGAAGGAGCAGGTATGAAAATTGAAATGATCGAAAACTCAAATAACCAATTGATTGAGGCAATTCAAAAAGATTCTAAAACTGATACCGCACTTACAGTAATTGGTTCAAAGGCGTTAGTGTTTCATGTAGAGGATTTGGAAGCAACAACGAAGGAACTTGAAGCTAAAGGAGTTAATTTTGTATGGAAGATGCGGTATTTAGCCGAGGATAGCCTTCTTTGTACATTGATTTTAGATATTGATGATAATCGCATTAATATATTCCAACGAAATACAATTGCATGA
- a CDS encoding winged helix-turn-helix transcriptional regulator: MKMKSHCPINYSLEHFGDRWSLLIIRDLMFNGKRHYNEFLESGEKISTSVLGDRLKHLEETGIISKEIDSVKKSRIRYSLTEKGISMLPIMLDMVMWGGLYDSESDVNNVFLTQVNNERELLIKSTRERLEKEHLEKSNL; this comes from the coding sequence ATGAAAATGAAATCACATTGTCCCATAAACTACTCTCTGGAGCACTTTGGAGATAGATGGTCTTTACTAATTATCAGAGATTTAATGTTTAATGGAAAAAGGCACTACAATGAATTTTTAGAATCAGGAGAAAAAATTTCTACAAGTGTTTTGGGAGACCGATTAAAACACTTGGAAGAAACCGGTATTATTAGTAAGGAAATAGATAGCGTCAAAAAGTCAAGAATTAGATACAGCCTTACCGAAAAGGGAATAAGTATGCTCCCGATTATGTTGGATATGGTTATGTGGGGTGGTCTATACGATAGTGAAAGTGATGTTAACAATGTTTTTTTGACTCAAGTGAATAATGAAAGAGAGTTGTTGATAAAATCAACACGAGAGCGACTGGAAAAGGAACATTTGGAAAAATCTAACTTATAA
- a CDS encoding hotdog fold thioesterase, with the protein MVDKNLEPIRIVFEEKIPMHKFLGLKVKVLKKNYAKINIPFRQELIGDFRNNRWHGGIIAAILDAVGGLVGATLITSSEDKLATIDLRVDYLKGAKAQDITVEGTTVKLGNRILVTQMKAFQNGQFIAEGKGVYSLIRNN; encoded by the coding sequence ATGGTTGACAAAAATCTTGAACCGATAAGAATAGTCTTCGAAGAAAAAATTCCAATGCACAAATTTTTAGGGTTAAAAGTAAAAGTTCTAAAAAAGAATTATGCAAAAATTAATATTCCTTTCAGGCAAGAATTAATTGGCGATTTTAGAAACAATCGTTGGCACGGAGGCATTATTGCTGCTATACTAGATGCTGTCGGAGGGCTTGTAGGTGCTACACTTATAACATCTTCTGAAGATAAATTAGCGACCATAGATTTAAGAGTAGATTATTTAAAAGGTGCCAAGGCCCAAGACATTACCGTAGAGGGTACAACTGTTAAACTTGGGAATAGAATATTGGTGACACAAATGAAAGCTTTTCAGAATGGCCAATTCATAGCTGAAGGAAAAGGCGTCTATAGTTTAATTAGAAACAATTAA
- a CDS encoding DUF5004 domain-containing protein: MYSRTIAMMFLMVGFWSCNSDDETNCPEDFTGSLGTGEEVLVGKWQLKAIKAEEALDLTDDDTDNPSKDLFAQYSACQKDAFYTFETDRTYAYEQGKTAEDCENTFSSDGTWRFASNTLNLVSSCSVQSTGLELNEDFTEFTFSVDYKISEVDGSVVQTTLDFTYALLDE; encoded by the coding sequence ATGTATTCAAGAACTATTGCAATGATGTTTTTAATGGTAGGATTTTGGTCCTGTAATTCGGATGACGAAACCAATTGTCCGGAGGATTTTACAGGTTCCCTGGGAACTGGCGAGGAAGTATTGGTAGGGAAATGGCAACTTAAGGCCATCAAGGCCGAAGAAGCGCTTGATTTGACGGATGATGATACCGACAACCCTTCAAAAGACCTGTTCGCTCAATACAGTGCATGTCAAAAGGATGCATTCTATACTTTTGAAACGGATAGGACGTATGCCTATGAACAAGGCAAAACAGCTGAGGACTGTGAGAATACCTTTAGTTCGGATGGAACGTGGAGGTTTGCGTCGAACACGCTGAACCTTGTCTCATCTTGTAGTGTTCAAAGCACCGGTTTGGAACTTAACGAGGACTTTACCGAGTTTACGTTTTCTGTCGATTATAAGATTTCTGAAGTGGATGGAAGCGTAGTACAGACCACTTTGGACTTTACCTATGCCTTGCTTGACGAATAA
- a CDS encoding NAD-dependent succinate-semialdehyde dehydrogenase: MSNAITINPATGENINEYERIAISKAKEKIALARKAYTSWKQTSFTERSQHMHALADHFEENKEAYARLATTEMGKTIVQARKEIEKCAWVCRFYADNVERFLGKETVDTEAKKSYVTFQSMGVILAVMPWNFPFYQVIRFAAPALMAGNTGVLKHASNVQGCAFALEDAFIKAGFPEGVFTNLNINAKDVKGVIEDKSIVAVTLTGSDPAGRSVATVAGANLKKTVLELGGSDAYIVLDDVDLEEATDLAVLGRLQNNGQTCIAAKRFIVLDAIYDAFLKMFTTKMANAKMGDPMDESTYYGPMARVDLRDEIHEQVTKTIAQGGRLLLGGKIPEGKGAYYPATILADVHPGMEAFDNELFGPVAAVIRVKDEHEAIALANTSQFGLGSGVLTSDRERGERVALELEAGSSFVNKLVASDPRLPFGGIKNSGYGRELSSYGIREFVNVKSVWVA; encoded by the coding sequence ATGAGCAACGCAATAACGATCAACCCTGCGACCGGGGAAAATATAAACGAATACGAAAGAATAGCGATTTCAAAAGCTAAAGAAAAGATAGCTTTGGCCAGGAAAGCCTACACTTCTTGGAAACAAACAAGCTTTACGGAACGGTCGCAACACATGCATGCGCTTGCCGATCACTTCGAGGAAAACAAAGAAGCCTATGCCCGGTTGGCCACGACCGAAATGGGAAAAACCATTGTACAGGCAAGAAAGGAAATTGAAAAATGTGCTTGGGTATGCCGCTTTTATGCGGATAATGTGGAAAGGTTTCTTGGAAAGGAAACAGTGGATACCGAGGCGAAAAAGAGTTATGTTACGTTTCAGTCCATGGGAGTCATTCTGGCCGTGATGCCTTGGAACTTCCCGTTTTACCAAGTCATCCGCTTTGCTGCACCTGCACTTATGGCCGGGAACACCGGGGTTTTGAAACACGCCTCCAATGTGCAGGGATGTGCATTTGCCTTGGAAGATGCCTTTATAAAAGCGGGATTTCCAGAAGGCGTATTTACCAATCTGAACATCAATGCCAAAGATGTCAAAGGGGTTATAGAGGATAAAAGTATCGTGGCAGTTACCCTTACAGGAAGTGACCCAGCAGGACGGTCGGTCGCAACCGTTGCCGGTGCCAATTTGAAAAAAACGGTTTTGGAACTTGGCGGAAGCGATGCCTATATCGTTCTGGATGATGTGGACCTTGAAGAAGCAACAGATCTTGCAGTGCTGGGAAGATTGCAGAACAACGGGCAAACCTGTATAGCGGCCAAACGTTTTATTGTCCTCGACGCCATTTACGATGCGTTCCTGAAGATGTTCACCACCAAAATGGCAAATGCTAAAATGGGAGACCCCATGGACGAATCCACCTATTATGGACCAATGGCGAGAGTGGATTTGCGCGATGAAATACACGAACAGGTCACAAAAACCATTGCCCAAGGTGGTCGACTTTTACTTGGGGGAAAAATCCCGGAAGGAAAGGGAGCTTACTATCCTGCCACCATCTTGGCAGATGTACATCCCGGAATGGAAGCTTTTGACAATGAACTTTTTGGTCCCGTGGCCGCTGTAATCAGGGTTAAGGACGAGCATGAAGCCATTGCATTGGCCAATACCTCCCAATTTGGTCTCGGGTCGGGAGTGCTCACATCGGATAGGGAACGTGGCGAAAGAGTGGCATTGGAACTTGAAGCGGGCAGTAGCTTTGTCAATAAATTGGTGGCTTCAGACCCTAGGCTGCCCTTCGGAGGCATCAAGAACAGTGGCTATGGAAGGGAGCTTTCCAGTTATGGTATTCGGGAATTCGTCAATGTGAAATCCGTCTGGGTGGCTTGA
- a CDS encoding acetolactate synthase large subunit: MKASDLFIKALENEGVEYIFGLPGEENLAFLESIRKSEKIELVLTRHEQGAGFMAATYGRLTGKAGVCLSTLGPGATNLVTSAAYAQLGAMPMVMITGQKPIKKSKQGKFQILDVVKMMNPLTKYTRQVTHGSHIPSIVREAFRLAQEERPGAVHIELPEDIAEEEVQNPRIFEVVDFKIPYAGDNTVQQAADMIERAKRPIVLIGAGANRKRASIALTQFVETLGIPFFNTQMGKGIIDERHPLYLGTAALSDHDFLHEAIKKADLIINVGHDTIEKPPFFMQPEDNRKVIHLNFFPAEIDEVYFPQLNVIGDIAHSVSQLTEKLKPMANSWNMDFFLQIKANVKERLTTYGEDDRFPILPQRLVKIIRDVLPDDGIVTLDNGMYKIWFARNYPAYVQNSLLLDNALATMGAGLPSALIAKQLHPDKKVISINGDGGFMMNSQELETAIRMQLDLIVIILNDNAYGMIQWKQEDLGFKKFGLDYGNPDFVTYAESFGAKGYRPGSVAEFQQTLKNTMNSKGVHLIDLAIDYSLNHEILNKLIKQYSSELK, translated from the coding sequence ATGAAAGCATCAGACCTATTTATCAAAGCTTTGGAAAACGAGGGAGTTGAATATATTTTTGGCCTTCCAGGAGAGGAAAATCTAGCCTTTTTGGAGTCCATAAGAAAATCCGAAAAAATCGAGTTGGTCCTTACAAGGCACGAACAGGGTGCCGGATTTATGGCTGCAACGTATGGCAGGTTGACCGGTAAGGCCGGGGTCTGTCTCTCTACGCTCGGTCCCGGTGCCACCAATTTAGTGACTTCTGCTGCCTATGCCCAATTGGGGGCCATGCCCATGGTGATGATCACCGGGCAAAAGCCCATCAAAAAGAGCAAGCAGGGAAAATTTCAAATTCTGGATGTCGTCAAAATGATGAACCCGCTCACCAAGTATACCAGGCAGGTCACCCATGGTTCCCATATCCCTTCCATCGTTAGGGAAGCATTTCGGTTGGCCCAAGAGGAAAGACCCGGAGCGGTTCATATTGAGCTTCCCGAGGACATTGCAGAAGAGGAGGTGCAAAACCCTAGGATATTTGAGGTGGTCGATTTTAAGATTCCCTATGCCGGTGACAATACCGTGCAACAGGCTGCCGATATGATTGAAAGGGCGAAACGGCCCATCGTACTTATTGGTGCAGGGGCCAATAGAAAAAGGGCAAGTATTGCGCTTACACAATTTGTTGAGACCTTGGGGATTCCTTTTTTCAATACCCAAATGGGAAAAGGAATTATTGACGAACGCCATCCACTATACCTAGGAACAGCTGCGTTGTCCGATCACGATTTTTTACACGAGGCCATTAAAAAAGCGGACCTTATTATCAACGTTGGGCACGATACCATTGAAAAACCCCCATTTTTTATGCAACCTGAGGACAATCGCAAAGTGATTCACCTCAATTTTTTTCCGGCAGAAATAGATGAGGTCTACTTCCCCCAGTTGAATGTTATAGGAGATATTGCCCATAGTGTCTCCCAATTGACCGAGAAGTTAAAACCCATGGCCAACAGTTGGAATATGGATTTCTTTCTCCAAATAAAAGCAAACGTCAAGGAGCGGCTGACAACCTACGGAGAGGACGATCGCTTTCCCATTTTACCCCAGCGTTTGGTAAAAATCATACGTGATGTGCTCCCGGATGATGGTATTGTCACTTTGGACAATGGGATGTATAAAATATGGTTTGCCCGGAATTACCCGGCCTATGTACAAAATAGCTTGCTCCTGGACAATGCTTTGGCGACCATGGGAGCCGGTTTGCCATCGGCCTTGATAGCAAAGCAGTTACATCCGGATAAAAAGGTGATATCCATAAACGGGGATGGAGGATTTATGATGAACTCCCAGGAATTGGAAACCGCAATACGCATGCAACTTGACCTGATCGTCATCATTTTGAACGATAATGCCTATGGCATGATTCAGTGGAAGCAGGAGGATCTAGGATTCAAGAAATTTGGTTTGGACTATGGAAACCCTGACTTTGTAACATATGCCGAAAGTTTTGGTGCCAAAGGCTATCGACCAGGTTCGGTAGCAGAATTCCAGCAAACCTTGAAAAACACCATGAATTCCAAAGGGGTCCATCTTATTGATCTGGCCATAGATTATTCCCTTAACCATGAGATTTTGAACAAGTTGATAAAACAATATTCCAGTGAACTTAAATAA
- a CDS encoding NADP-dependent oxidoreductase: MALTAWQALVSNAKVQKGQKVLIHAASGGVGHIAVQIAKHLGATVVGTSSAKNRDFVLGLGADGHIDHNGYDWGAHPREFDFVLDTIGGENIDRSLEVTKEGGTIISIPTGLNEEVTARAAGKGVKGYFILVESNGGDMEQIASFLEQGILRPHIFKTYGFDQVQEAHQQQETGRTVGKIVVRP, encoded by the coding sequence GTGGCCCTGACCGCTTGGCAGGCCCTGGTCTCCAACGCCAAGGTCCAGAAAGGCCAAAAGGTCCTTATCCATGCCGCTTCCGGGGGAGTGGGACACATCGCGGTCCAGATCGCCAAACATTTGGGGGCAACGGTGGTCGGCACATCCTCTGCAAAAAACAGGGATTTTGTACTGGGCCTGGGAGCCGATGGCCACATTGACCATAACGGCTACGATTGGGGCGCACACCCCAGGGAATTTGATTTTGTCCTCGATACCATTGGAGGTGAAAACATCGACCGTTCCCTGGAAGTGACCAAGGAAGGCGGTACGATCATCAGCATCCCAACCGGCCTGAACGAGGAAGTGACCGCTAGGGCAGCGGGCAAAGGGGTAAAAGGGTATTTCATCCTGGTGGAATCCAATGGCGGGGACATGGAACAGATAGCATCGTTCTTGGAACAGGGCATCCTGAGACCGCACATTTTCAAGACCTATGGTTTTGATCAGGTACAGGAGGCCCATCAACAACAGGAGACCGGTAGAACCGTTGGGAAAATTGTGGTACGGCCATAA